One Drosophila yakuba strain Tai18E2 chromosome 4, Prin_Dyak_Tai18E2_2.1, whole genome shotgun sequence genomic window carries:
- the LOC6523742 gene encoding growth/differentiation factor 8 isoform X1 — MLANSCCGWKKYETYDQYHRSLNKKTRQYTSDTTVHIEVHSNKTEIPGSYRFNFYSKKNRRMNILGHMRCNFRVTRYVTVTVLLILATVVSAYDQQEIKSFSNSSNGDSPEMVLLSKNGSSLSEEDKMNENTGIFNMKVQSKLGKKSSPSAKVSEYGDLSRGQSVSMYRNTLINIESMLQRQLREKAKVDSIESIKMHILMRLNLKKLPNITKPISVPQNIIDNFYKNYNGSSKNKVWNRMENNDESHLSINDTYGGHIMADFFDESSSAQMQGDDANTVNEFLIDLNKNQAKKSDIPIKTNDEDYESILSHISSIYIFPEKIQPHVRHNRKVDVFRFQIDSSYTDLSYATLHLYLRGWDWISTHQPGLIEEIKKQPCKDIVVTIHRAIKLANSTSFTSKVKMFEFRQSIPSGLGQWVTVDLKSLLGNLGSNMTQEILIKGAETWMKTLVVTTDNTTKNPLTVHIEIGSQKKHRRKRSVYMDCTENDHDMRCCRYPLKVNFTSFGWHFVVAPTSFDAYFCSGDCKVGYLEQYPHTHLAALTTSATPCCSPTKMSSLSLLYFDDNHNLVLSVIPNMSVEGCSCS; from the exons ATGCTGGCCAACTCATGCTGCGGTTGGAAAAAATACGAAACTTATGATCAATATCATAGATCCCTAAATAAAAAGACTCGACAATACACATCAGATACAACAGTTCACATAGAAGTGCACTCCAACAAAACTGAGATTCCAGGTTCTTACAGATTTAATTTttactcaaaaaaaaataggcgAATGAATATTCTTGGACATATGAGATGCAATTTCCGTGTAACACGATATGTGACGGTCACCGTACTTTTAATATTAGCGACTGTAGTCAGTGCCTATGATcaacaagaaattaaaagcTTTAGTAATTCTTCCAACGGCGATAGTCCGGAAATGGTTTTGTTGAGTAAAAATGGTTCTTCACTATCGGAGGAGGataaaatgaatgaaaatacGGGAATATTCAATATGAAAGTACAAAGTAAACTGGGGAAAAAAAGTTCCCCTTCAGCAAAGGTATCAGAGTACGGAGATCTATCAAGAGGACAAAGTGTATCTATGTATCGCAATACCTTAATTAATATAGAAAGTATGTTACAACGTCAGTTGCGTGAGAAAGCAAAAGTGGATAGTATAGAATCGATTAAAATGCACATACTTATGCgcttgaatttaaaaaaacttcCCAATATAACAAAACCAATTTCGGTACCACAAAATATAATAGAtaacttttataaaaattataatggATCCTCAAAAAATAAAGTCTGGAATCGCATGGAAAACAATGACGAATCTCACTTATCTATAAATGACACTTATGGCGGCCACATCATGGCTGATTTTTTTGATGAAAGTTCATCCGCCCAGATGCAGGGAGATGATGCTAACACTGTTAATGAATTTCTAATAGatttgaataaaaatcaagccaaaaaatcggatattCCCATTAAGACCAACGATGAGGATTACGAAAGTATTTTATCACACATCAGCAGTATATACATCTTTCCTGAAA AAATTCAACCTCATGTTCGACACAATCGCAAGGTCGATGTATTTCGATTTCAAATAGACAGTAGCTACACTGATTTGTCTTACGCTACCCTTCATCTATATTTACGTGGTTGGGATTGGATAAGTACTCATCAGCCTGGGCTTATtgaagaaattaaaaaacagcCTTGTAAAGATATTGTTGTGACTATTCACCGCGCTATTAAGCTTGCAAATTCAACAAGCTTTACTTCTAAAGTCAAAATGTTTGAGTTTCGGCAAAGTATTCCGTCAGGACTTGGACAATGGGTTACTGTGGACTTAAAGTCTCTGCTTGGTAATCTTGGGTCAAATATGACGCAGGAAATTCTAATAAAGGGCGCAGAAACCTGGATGAAGACATTAGTGGTGACCACTGATAACACAACGAAAAATCCATTG acTGTTCACATCGAAATTGGGTCACAAAAAAAGCATCGGAGAAAGCGCAGCGTATATATGGACTGCACAGAAAATGATCATGACATGCGATGTTGTCGATATCCCCTTAAAGTTAACTTCACCAGTTTTGGATGGCATTTCGTTGTAGCCCCAACGTCCTTTGACGCATACTTCTGCAGCGGTGATTGTAAAGTTGGTTACCTAGAGCAATATCCCCATACACATTTAGCAGCCTTAACGACATCGGCCACACCGTGTTGCTCGCCGACAAAAATGAGTTCCTTAAGTTTGTTATATTTTGACGATAACCATAATCTGGTTTTAAGTGTTATACCAAATATGTCTGTCGAGGGTTGCAGCTGTTCTTAG
- the LOC6523742 gene encoding growth/differentiation factor 8 isoform X2 has protein sequence MRITKVFYHTSAVYTSFLKTVHIEIGSQKKHRRKRSVYMDCTENDHDMRCCRYPLKVNFTSFGWHFVVAPTSFDAYFCSGDCKVGYLEQYPHTHLAALTTSATPCCSPTKMSSLSLLYFDDNHNLVLSVIPNMSVEGCSCS, from the exons ATGAGGATTACGAAAGTATTTTATCACACATCAGCAGTATATACATCTTTCCTGAAA acTGTTCACATCGAAATTGGGTCACAAAAAAAGCATCGGAGAAAGCGCAGCGTATATATGGACTGCACAGAAAATGATCATGACATGCGATGTTGTCGATATCCCCTTAAAGTTAACTTCACCAGTTTTGGATGGCATTTCGTTGTAGCCCCAACGTCCTTTGACGCATACTTCTGCAGCGGTGATTGTAAAGTTGGTTACCTAGAGCAATATCCCCATACACATTTAGCAGCCTTAACGACATCGGCCACACCGTGTTGCTCGCCGACAAAAATGAGTTCCTTAAGTTTGTTATATTTTGACGATAACCATAATCTGGTTTTAAGTGTTATACCAAATATGTCTGTCGAGGGTTGCAGCTGTTCTTAG